The sequence GGCATTTCATCTTTGCAGGCATTCTTGCAATCATAATTGTATTACCAATACTTAGTTACTTAAGCGTTAAGTCCGGGGCTGAAGTTCGCAGGAATGTGCATGCAAGTGCAATGTATGATTCCATTGGTTACACTTTCCCAACGTTTTATTTTATTTCGCATAGAGGTGATACAATTACTTCGGATAAAATGCATGGTAAAGTTATTGTTCTGGAATTGTTTTCTGCCAAATGCAAAGATGATCCTGAAAAAATAACACATCCATTATTTGAATTGCAGGAGGATTATAATACCAAGACTTTAAGCTTGCGTTTTATTTCTTTAATTACAGACTCTCTTTATATTAATACCGATCTTGAAGAATATGCTACCCGTTATGCTGCCCGTGATCAATGGCATGTAGTGCATGATACTATTACAACATTTAATCCTGTGCTGCAATCTTATAATCAATATCTGCAAAAAGAAGGTATCCTAAATTCAAACCTTTCTTGTCCTGAAAATGTATTGCTTATTGATAAGAATGGAATTGTAAGAGGATGTTATAATATTTTTGATGAACTGCAATATTCTGATTTATATAACGACATACTTTTTCTGATAGATAAAAAATATGAATCGCAATAAAACAATTTTAATTTGGGGAGTAATAGGTGTAGCATTTGTTATGTTTTTCATTTTTGTGTATTTGCCTTATGCAGACAGAAGAGATGCTACCACAAAATTTGCTGATGGACTCACTTCATCCGATTTATTACACGAACCAATTAAACAAGTACCTGCATTTAGTTTTGTAAATCAAGCGGGTAAAATAATTACTGAAAAAGATGTTGCAGGTAAAGTATATGTAGCTGATTTTTTTTACACTTCTTGTGAAGCCGCCTGCCCGATGATGAGCAGTCAATTAACAAGAGTGCAACAAACTTTTGACAATGATTCTTCATTCAAGATTCTTTCTTATTCTCTCGATCCCGAAAATGATTCTATACCTGTGTTGCAAGATTTTGCATTAAAATTTAAAGCAAACAAAAACACTTGGTATTTAATGACGGGTAATAAAAAAGAAATTTATTCTTTGGGCGAACAGGGTTATATGCAATCGGTTTTAAATGATGAAAAATCAATTGTTAATCATTCACAAAAATTTATTTTGGTAGATCAGGATAGAATGATTCGTGGTTTTTATAATGGACTGGATAGTGCAGAAGTGGATTTAATGATTCAGGATATTCGCTATCTGTTATATAAAAGCAGTGTTCGATTATGAATGAAAGAAGTGTAAGTAAATGGATTATTATAATCAGTATTGCCGTTCCTGCATTAATTGCATTTTTATTTTACAGTCCGGTGGTGCATTTAAATGTAGATGTTTCTTTTCTACCAAAATTCCATGCTTTTCTTAATTCCTGTGTTTTTATTTTATTGTTAAGCGGTTATTATTTTATCCGACATAATAAAATTCGTCAGCATAAGTATTGTATGATTTCCGCTTTTTCTCTTTCGGGATTGTTTCTTATTAGTTATGTGTTTTATC is a genomic window of Bacteroidota bacterium containing:
- a CDS encoding SCO family protein; amino-acid sequence: MNRNKTILIWGVIGVAFVMFFIFVYLPYADRRDATTKFADGLTSSDLLHEPIKQVPAFSFVNQAGKIITEKDVAGKVYVADFFYTSCEAACPMMSSQLTRVQQTFDNDSSFKILSYSLDPENDSIPVLQDFALKFKANKNTWYLMTGNKKEIYSLGEQGYMQSVLNDEKSIVNHSQKFILVDQDRMIRGFYNGLDSAEVDLMIQDIRYLLYKSSVRL
- a CDS encoding DUF420 domain-containing protein, with the translated sequence MNERSVSKWIIIISIAVPALIAFLFYSPVVHLNVDVSFLPKFHAFLNSCVFILLLSGYYFIRHNKIRQHKYCMISAFSLSGLFLISYVFYHAATESTKYGGEGIIKYIYYFILLTHIVLAALVLPFILITLSRALSQRFDKHKRIARITLPIWLYVSFTGVIVYFMISPYYA